CCGGCGCACCGAGGCGGGGCACCCCGCCCGGGGAGCGGTCACCGTCCTGCTCGCGATCACCCTGTTCCTCTGGTGGACGCCCGTACTGCTGGCCGCCCCGAGCCTGCTCCGGCACCACCGCGCCGAGCCGCACCCGACGTGGCACCCGCTGTGGGAGTGGCTGGGTCAGCCGGCGGCCTCACTGCTGTTCGTGGTGGGCGCGGCGAGCGCGCTGCTGGGGCTGGCGCTGGCCGCCGTACCCCGGCGCAGCCCACTGCCGACGACCGCCGTCGGCTGACCGCCGGGGCATCATCCGGCGGGGCGACCGTCGTCAGTCCCACCAGAACGACCAGGAGTGCATGCCAAGAAGCTCCTCGGCATAGGCGGTCAGCGAGCCGGCGCCCTGCCAGACGTTGTCCGGGCAGAAGGCGAAGTGCTCGGCCGCGACCGCCAGGGCGTGCCCGGTGGACGTCGGTGGCGCGGCGACGCTGAGGTTCAGGGTGGCGAAGCCGACGCCGACCACCCGTACGCCGAACCGGTCCTCCCAGCTGCGCAGCACCGCCGAGATCTCCCCGGCGTCGCCGGTGTGGTTCGTCGGGCCGGACCAACCCACCACGGCCAGGGTGTCCGCGCTGCGGGTGGCCGGCACGAGCCCGAGACGCGTCCGCCCGTCCGCCAGGAACTCCGCGCACTCGTCGGCGAGCACGTCGGGCGCCTCCGTCAGATCGCCGGGCCTGACGAGACCGGGCCAGTTCCGGCCGTACGGGGCCCTGGCGGCCGACGTCTCGTCCTCGTCGACCGTCGTGCAGCCGGCCCACCATCGGGCCAGCAGTTCCGCCACGTCGTGGCGCTCCGGCGACGACATGTCGGCCGGACGGACCTCGCCGTCGGCCCACGGGCGGCTCTCGTCGCTCGACAACCCGCTCAGCAGCAGCGGCCACAGCCCGGACTCCGGATGCAGCGCCCGCATCCGCGCCCACAGTCCCGGATCGGCGGGGGCGTCGCTCAGCCAGTACGGCGGCGGTCCGCCGTCCTCCGGCTCCACCATGCGGCCGGGCGGCAGTGCCGCGGGCGGTAGCAAACTCAGCAACTGGGAGAGGTCCGGGATCACGGCGAGAGCGTAGGCGGACCGTACGACCGATCCCGGCCCTCCCGCGACGCCCCGGGCCCACGGTGCCCTGAACGGCTCGTCGTGCCGCGGAAGCGTGCCTGGTCGCCGTCGATGCTCGGCGTGGCCCTGCGATCTCGCCGCCGTCCGGCTGGGTCGTGAATTTCGGGTAGCCCCGCCCTGCCCGCAGGGGTTAGAACGGTGGTCGTGACCGCACACATGGACGCCGACGAGGTCCACGCCGTCCTGGCCGCCCTCACCGATGCCGGGTGCCGGGCCTGGATCGGCGGCGGATGGGGCGTCGACGCGCTCGTCGGACACCAGACCCGTACGCACCGCGACCTGGACCTGGCCATCGCCGCGGAGCAGGAAGCCGCGGCGTTGAGTGCTCTCGGCCGGCTCGGCTACGTCGTCGAGACCGACTGGCGGCCGGTCCGCGTCGAGGTCGCCGCCGACGGGCGGGGGCGGGTCGACCTGCATCCGCTGACGTTCGACGAGGCCGGCGACGGCCACCAGGCCGGCCTCGACGGCGGCAGCTTCCGCTGGCCGAAGGGCTGCTTCACCACCGGCACCATCGCCGGTCGCCGGGTCGACTGCATCTCCGTCAACCAGCAGCTGCTGTTCCACAGCGGCTACGAACCGCGCGACGTGGACCGCGCCGACCTTGCCTGGCTGCACCGCCTCGCCGCGCGCCCGGCGCCCGGCGACGAGCGGAGACCCTGAGGCGGCGACCCCTCCGGACCGTGGGCAGCGCCGGACCGTCCGCCGGCGGTCCACCGGCGGTCCCCGCTTCCCGGGCTCCGTTGTCGGGGCCGGCCGGTGCGGCTCCAGCCCGGACCCCGGCCCGCACCCGGGACCATCGACGTCGCCGGAGCGGTCTGGTGCTCAGGCCGGCGTCAGGATCAGCCATCCGAAGCCGACGACGTCGCGGTAGCCGGTGAGGTATTCGACGCGCCGCTCGTCGGCGAACGCGCGCGCCTCCGGCGTGCCGAGGCGTTCGATGCCCGCACGCCAGTCGGACTCGAAGTCGTCCCACTCGGCGAGGGTGGACACGGCGACGTGCAGCGGTCGGAAGCCCGCGTCCACGGCGAGCTGGGCCAGGCCGGCCAGGTCGGGCATGTCGCCGAAGGTCTCGCGGACCTGTTCGCCGGGGCTGGCCTGGTAGAAGCCGTCCGCGAACAGCAGTTTGCCGCCGGGCAGGGTGAGCCGGTGCAGCGCGGCGAGGGCTCGCGCGGCGTCGCCCCAGATGTGGCCGGCCCCGACGTTGACAACGAGGTGGGCGGGCCGGGCCCAGGTGGCCGCGTCAGCGCTGTGGAACGTGACCCGGTCGGAGGCCCCCCGCTCCGTCGCCCGCAGCCGGGCCCGTTCGGCGTCGCGCTCCACCCCGTCGCCGGCGATGCCGTGGGCCGCGCACAGCCGCAGGAGCAGCTCGCCGTTGCCGCAGCCCAGGTCCAGGGCTCGCCAACCCGCCCCGGTGGGGGCCAGTCGCCGGACCAGGTCCGCCACCCGCTCCTCGCTGAGCGGCGAGTTGAAGGTCAGGTTGGCCGCGGCGGCGGCCAGGTACGTACTGCGATCCTGGCTGTTCACCGGCACACGGTACGACAGCGGGCCCGCGCCCGAGGGGCGTCGAAATCGACAGTCGGCGCTCCCGCCCTGGTCAGGGCCTTGGCGTGGAACGGAAGACGGAAATCGGACCCGTGCAGCTGGCCGTGATGGTGAACGAGGTGGTGTCGTCCGCCGGGTTCACGTCGGTCGGGCTGGCGATCAAGTCCGAGTGCAACGTGTACGAGCCGGACCTCGGTCAGTTGTACAGCCAGGAGGCAGCACAGCCGAAACAGAGCGCCAGTAGCACGACCGAGGTGAGCAGCAGCACGAGCAGCGTGGACAGTTCGGTGCGCGCCGCCGGCGGAGGCGGCTCCAGCGGGCGAACTGCCCTCGGTGGCTCGGAGTCGGGCACGGCGTGATCATGTCAGACCCCCGAGGACGGCCGCGGAGCCGTCCGCATGACGAGCCGCAAGGTGATCCGGTGCCCTGACGGCCGCGGCCCGCTCCGCTGTTGCCTGGCATGCTCATCGCATGCCCCCTCCCCATCCCCGCTACGAGCCGATCATGGCTCCGCCTCCCAGCCTGGGCAGATGGCGCACGGGGTTGGCAGCGGCCGCCGGCGTACTCCTGCTGCTCTTCGCCCTGTTCACCGTCGGTCAGGGGCTCTACCTCAACGCGAATGGTGTCACCACCCAGGCCGAGGTCGTGGACGGGCGGCACGGCGGCCGTAGCGACTTCGTGCGGGTACGCGTCAGTTCAGGGGACGAGACGAATCTCTGGGCCTGGAAGGGATCTCCCGAGGTCGGCGAAACGATGACGGTGGTTCACCTTCAGGAGTCGAACTGGGCAAAGGACGCCCGCGTGTTCGCGCCGGAAGGGAGCATCTGGCCGGATCTGTGGCTGGGAGTCCTGTTTCTCGGCGGAGCGCTGTGGCAGCACCGTCGCACCCGGCGGCCCTCCGCCTCTCCGGCCGGCGGCAAGCGGTGACCGTGCCGTCCGCATGAAGGGGCGGCTCCACCGGCCGTGATGCGCAAACGCCGGTGGCCGGTTTGGTTGCGCCTCGTACCCGCCCGTGCCCGCTCAGCCCTCTGGCTACTGGCCCGTGGATGGCCCATCGGACTCAGCCTGGCGCTCGGCTTGCCAGCTGGCGTGTCCCTTCAGTAGGTATCCGGTCCAGTAGATCGCGAACAGGATCAGGAAGCACGTGAAGAACACTCCCGAGACGATGCCCGCAATGACGAGTGCTTCCCTGCCGTCTGACAGCCCGTGTGCGGCGAATCCGGCGAGACCCAGGAAGAAGAAGATGACCATGTAGATAGGCAGCGTCGCACTGTCAGCCGGGTGAGGAACGCGAGGCAGCCACGGGGCCTGAGGGTCTTTGTCGATCACGTCGTGAGTATCGAGGACGCTGGCGGTGGGAGCTAGCGAATCTCGCCGTCGCCGTGGCCGTGGCCGTCCAATGTCGACCGGAGGTCGCCAGCAGGCCGGGAATGACCGGGGGCTGATGGCACGCGTCA
The nucleotide sequence above comes from Micromonospora sp. M71_S20. Encoded proteins:
- a CDS encoding DUF4253 domain-containing protein, whose protein sequence is MIPDLSQLLSLLPPAALPPGRMVEPEDGGPPPYWLSDAPADPGLWARMRALHPESGLWPLLLSGLSSDESRPWADGEVRPADMSSPERHDVAELLARWWAGCTTVDEDETSAARAPYGRNWPGLVRPGDLTEAPDVLADECAEFLADGRTRLGLVPATRSADTLAVVGWSGPTNHTGDAGEISAVLRSWEDRFGVRVVGVGFATLNLSVAAPPTSTGHALAVAAEHFAFCPDNVWQGAGSLTAYAEELLGMHSWSFWWD
- a CDS encoding nucleotidyltransferase domain-containing protein; its protein translation is MTAHMDADEVHAVLAALTDAGCRAWIGGGWGVDALVGHQTRTHRDLDLAIAAEQEAAALSALGRLGYVVETDWRPVRVEVAADGRGRVDLHPLTFDEAGDGHQAGLDGGSFRWPKGCFTTGTIAGRRVDCISVNQQLLFHSGYEPRDVDRADLAWLHRLAARPAPGDERRP
- a CDS encoding cyclopropane-fatty-acyl-phospholipid synthase family protein produces the protein MNSQDRSTYLAAAAANLTFNSPLSEERVADLVRRLAPTGAGWRALDLGCGNGELLLRLCAAHGIAGDGVERDAERARLRATERGASDRVTFHSADAATWARPAHLVVNVGAGHIWGDAARALAALHRLTLPGGKLLFADGFYQASPGEQVRETFGDMPDLAGLAQLAVDAGFRPLHVAVSTLAEWDDFESDWRAGIERLGTPEARAFADERRVEYLTGYRDVVGFGWLILTPA